A section of the Gloeobacter violaceus PCC 7421 genome encodes:
- the atpD gene encoding F0F1 ATP synthase subunit beta: MVTTTAKNVGYITQIIGPVVDAEFPEGDLPAIYNALLIEGKTDSGLDIRLTCEVQQLLGDKKVRAVSMSTTDGMVRGMKAIDTGAPITVPVGKSTLGRIFNVLGEPIDELGPVEIVDKFSIHRSAPKFTDLVTQPEIFETGIKVIDLLAPYRKGGKIGLFGGAGVGKTVLIQELIHNIAKEHSGVSVFGGVGERTREGNDLYNEFKESNVLGQVALVYGQMNEPPGARMRVGLTALTMAEYFRDVSKQDVLLFIDNIFRFVQAGSEVSALLGRMPSAVGYQPTLGTEMGDLQERITSTNEGSITSVQAVYVPADDLTDPAPATTFAHLDATTVLSRQLASLGIYPAVDPLSSTSTMLQPAVVGEEHYNIARGVQSTLQRYKDLQDIIAILGLDELSPEDKLVVNRARKLQRFLSQPFHVAEIFTGSPGKYVSLDKTIAGFKRVLQGEFDDLPEQAFYLVGDLDEALEKAKKLKDEGKS; this comes from the coding sequence ATGGTAACAACGACGGCAAAAAACGTTGGCTATATCACCCAGATCATTGGTCCTGTGGTCGACGCAGAATTCCCGGAAGGCGATTTGCCTGCCATCTACAACGCCCTACTTATCGAAGGCAAGACCGACTCGGGGCTCGACATCCGCCTGACCTGCGAAGTGCAGCAGCTGCTCGGTGACAAGAAGGTGCGGGCGGTCTCGATGAGCACGACCGACGGCATGGTGCGGGGCATGAAGGCGATCGACACCGGTGCCCCGATCACAGTTCCGGTGGGCAAGTCGACTCTGGGCCGCATCTTCAACGTGCTGGGCGAGCCGATCGACGAGTTGGGGCCGGTCGAGATTGTCGATAAGTTCTCGATCCACCGCTCCGCTCCCAAATTCACCGACCTGGTGACCCAACCGGAGATTTTCGAAACGGGCATCAAGGTCATCGACCTGCTGGCTCCCTACCGCAAGGGCGGCAAGATCGGCCTGTTCGGCGGCGCGGGTGTGGGCAAGACGGTGCTCATTCAAGAACTCATCCACAACATCGCCAAAGAACACTCGGGCGTGTCGGTGTTCGGCGGTGTGGGCGAGCGGACCCGCGAGGGCAACGACCTCTACAACGAATTTAAAGAATCGAACGTGCTCGGGCAGGTGGCGCTGGTCTACGGCCAGATGAACGAGCCGCCGGGGGCGCGCATGCGCGTGGGTCTGACGGCCCTCACCATGGCCGAGTACTTCCGCGACGTGAGCAAGCAGGACGTGCTGTTGTTTATCGACAATATCTTCCGCTTTGTGCAGGCGGGTTCTGAAGTATCGGCGCTCTTGGGCCGCATGCCCTCGGCGGTCGGCTACCAACCGACTTTGGGCACCGAGATGGGCGATTTGCAGGAGCGCATCACCTCCACCAACGAAGGCTCGATCACCTCGGTGCAGGCGGTCTACGTGCCGGCGGACGACCTGACCGACCCCGCCCCCGCCACCACCTTCGCCCACCTCGACGCCACCACGGTACTCTCACGGCAGTTGGCCTCTTTGGGCATCTACCCGGCGGTGGACCCGCTCTCCTCCACCTCGACGATGCTGCAACCCGCCGTCGTCGGCGAAGAGCACTACAACATCGCCCGCGGCGTGCAATCGACCCTGCAGCGCTACAAAGATCTCCAGGACATCATCGCCATTTTGGGCCTCGACGAACTCTCGCCCGAAGACAAGCTGGTGGTCAACCGGGCGCGCAAACTGCAGCGCTTTTTGTCGCAGCCGTTCCACGTCGCCGAGATCTTCACCGGCTCCCCCGGCAAGTACGTCTCCCTGGATAAAACGATCGCCGGCTTCAAGCGCGTGCTGCAGGGCGAATTCGACGATCTGCCCGAGCAGGCTTTTTACCTGGTGGGCGACCTCGACGA
- a CDS encoding DUF2808 domain-containing protein, translating into MSLGKHLILPAACALLCGAGAAAAIQFSSGETAFNGPLRLLRSAVSQVTIEDYPAYYQFAVEAPGSLDEPLARLDIGLPTEYGPFGLNLPNPSQVRAFIPTQPYVQAPQYPERVLPVSARVSEQVISVVFDPPVGPGNVVTVEWGPVRNPRMDGNYLFEVNAFPPGAMARSMYVGIGRIVIRRGGRG; encoded by the coding sequence ATGTCTCTGGGCAAACACCTGATCCTTCCGGCCGCCTGCGCGCTGCTCTGCGGCGCCGGTGCCGCCGCCGCCATCCAATTCAGTTCGGGCGAGACGGCCTTCAACGGACCCCTGCGGCTTTTGCGCTCGGCGGTCAGCCAGGTGACGATCGAAGACTATCCGGCGTACTACCAGTTCGCAGTCGAAGCGCCCGGTAGCCTCGACGAACCGCTGGCCCGCCTCGATATCGGCCTGCCCACCGAGTACGGTCCTTTCGGGCTCAATCTGCCCAATCCGTCCCAGGTGCGCGCCTTCATCCCGACCCAGCCCTACGTCCAGGCGCCCCAGTATCCCGAACGGGTCCTGCCGGTCAGCGCCAGGGTGAGTGAGCAAGTGATCAGCGTCGTCTTCGACCCGCCGGTCGGACCCGGCAACGTCGTCACCGTCGAGTGGGGTCCGGTGCGCAATCCGCGCATGGACGGCAACTATTTGTTTGAGGTAAATGCCTTTCCGCCGGGGGCAATGGCGCGCTCGATGTACGTCGGTATCGGGCGGATCGTCATCCGCCGGGGCGGACGCGGATAG